Proteins encoded together in one Telopea speciosissima isolate NSW1024214 ecotype Mountain lineage chromosome 4, Tspe_v1, whole genome shotgun sequence window:
- the LOC122659447 gene encoding pirin-like protein, whose amino-acid sequence MSAAMGDGISRPKSVVKKVLSKLQPHGDGAFVRRSIGSKMELKSLDPFLMLDEFFVSAPAGFPNHPHRGFETVTYMLEGTFTHQDFAGHKGTIRAGDLQWMTAGRGMVHSEMPAEEGTQRGLQLWINLSSKDKMIKPKYQELRKEDIKTAEKDGVEVRIIAGEAMGIRSPVFTQTPAMYLDFTLKPGAKWHQSIPESWNSFVYVIEGEGVFGTWNSSPTQAHHVLVLGPGDGLSAWNKSSSDLLRFALIGGQPLNEPIVQYGPFVMNTQAEIDQAFEDYRCCQNGFEKATSLTSLKNWSMPEGSI is encoded by the exons ATGTCTGCAGCAATGGGAGATGGTATCAGCCGACCCAAATCGGTGGTAAAGAAGGTCTTATCTAAGCTTCAACCTCATGGAGATGGAGCTTTTGTTAGAAGAAGCATTGGAAG CAAGATGGAATTGAAGTCTTTGGATCCTTTCCTCATGTTGGATGAGTTCTTTG TTTCTGCTCCTGCTGGATTTCCTAACCATCCTCATAGAG GTTTTGAGActgttacatacatgttggag GGAACTTTCACTCATCAAGATTTTGCTGGACACAAAGGAACAATCAGAGCTGGAGATTTACAA TGGATGACTGCTGGTCGTGGGATGGTTCACTCAGAAATGCCTGCAGAAGAAGGAACTCAGAGGGGTTTGCAGCTTTGGATCAATTTATCATCCAAAGACAAAAT GATTAAGCCTAAATACCAAGAATTGAGGAAGGAGGACATTAAGACAGCAGAGAAAGATGGGGTTGAAGTCCGAATAATTGCAGGAGAAGCAATGGGCATTCGATCTCCGGTATTTACACAAACACCTGCAATGTACTTAGATTTCACTCTGAAACCCGGAGCAAAATGGCATCAAAGTATTCCAGAGTCTTGGAACTCTTTTGTTTATGTGATTGAAGGGGAAGGTGTGTTTGGGACTTGGAATTCATCACCCACACAAGCTCACCATGTTCTTGTCTTAGGTCCAGGAGATGGGCTCAGTGCGTGGAACAAGTCTTCTTCTGATCTGCTCAGATTTGCTCTAATAGGTGGGCAGCCTCTTAATGAACCAATAGTTCAGTATGGGCCCTTTGTGATGAATACACAAGCTGAGATAGACCAGGCTTTTGAAGATTATCGCTGTTGTCAGAATGGATTTGAAAAGGCCACATCTTTGACTAGCTTGAAAAACTGGAGCATGCCAGAGGGTTCCATCTAG